One Oncorhynchus keta strain PuntledgeMale-10-30-2019 unplaced genomic scaffold, Oket_V2 Un_contig_1863_pilon_pilon, whole genome shotgun sequence DNA window includes the following coding sequences:
- the LOC118379630 gene encoding protein FAM171B-like, translating into MPADRLYLLFSLVVISCGDGVVRAALEGGVLGGLITLLTAEDNAIATVPDGSITGQTALSQVQIPSVLTPEPPFALRVLVKDQVTRRRLGGAQVGVFVNHTLSSQALTGEKGEVLLRVPYSLGLSLTIVASMEGYVLTPLPWRTTKRPIFSSVTLSLLPQNQGNIWLFDDSVLITGKLPDISYQPSVQFPKSHLMLSDGSNTSTVMAYLTVPQRHLGKDCVNCTPGIIHNKSVFRSVELRAMAAVSTLLYSGGQEVQVKGPIQISLPLAHTTNLRPSDTLPAWDFNTKTGAWENQGLGIVKLVGDHLVWTYIASHLGYWIAAPLPSSNGYMGHASSMEFLSYHTYLLVGILGGTLVIVLGFLAVLLCQCGGSGSSRGPRRRARFSKRSALKKDQTTSTHMEEGHAMMSFHPGDRAHGLASRSVQCDPSTPRHNKANYNIYVEDPGRGSALLYENVGSGTKGPPTSHHYINSEEVARLRERSREERNRAHLGGGAQLLHLYNQPVAILQAPERFSCQGGEQQGSGCKSATFPRNGGAYDTHSHSEQGGHDSYTQTLPKNPHHAQGANPQQGGQDQPQALETTPQGPASNPGAWGRYSSLPESSVSVPGTLNEAAGMRAFSSGMGGPSELQGISERTLLELTRGKASSPHPRAWFVSLDGKPAASVRHSIIELQGRHPRPPSSNDTSLDSGVDMNEPQQSVREAERERPSIRGSFPHHSRGRYSEEQDLSSSESGTTATCTPEDPYLRNILDGSSGAIPNIPEERDGMDTSSAQEDSESRGTPPPRRLRKVREKGRAEKRSARHHVREERPLVKRN; encoded by the exons ATGCCTGCGGACCGCCTGTACCTGCTTTTCTCACTGGTTGTGATCTCCTGCGGGGATGGTGTCGTGAGGGCGGCGCTTGAGGGTGGTGTCCTCGGCGGCCTAATCACGCTGCTGACTGCGGAGGACAATGCCATCGCCACTGTCCCAGACGGATCCATCACCGGCCAGACGGCCCTTTCTCAGGTTCAGATTCCGTCTGTCCTAACACCAG AGCCGCCCTTTGCCCTGAGGGTCCTGGTGAAGGATCAGGTGACCCGGCGGCGCCTGGGAGGGGCCCAGGTGGGGGTGTTTGTCAACCACACCCTGAGTAGCCAGGCCCTGactggggagaagggagaggtgcTGCTCAGGGTCCCCTACAGCCTGGGACTCAGCCTCACCATTGTAGCTAGCATGGAGGGATACGTCCTCACCCCGTTGCCCTGGAGGACCACCAAGAGACCTA TATTCTCCTCAGTGACCTTATCGCTGCTCCCTCAAAACCAAGGCAACATCTGGCTGTTTGACGACTCCGTGCTCATCACTGGGAAGTTGCCTG ACATCTCCTACCAGCCCAGCGTTCAGTTCCCCAAGAGTCACCTGATGCTCTCTGACGGCAGTAACACCTCCACAGTGATGGCCTACCTGACCGTGCCACAGCGCCACCTAGGCAAGGACTGTGTGAACTGCACCCCAGGCATCATTCACAACAAGTCAG tgttcagGAGTGTTGAGTTGCGGGCGATGGCAGCGGTCAGCACTCTGCTGTACTCTGGTGGTCAGGAGGTCCAGGTGAAAGGCCCCATCCAGATCTCCCTGCCCCTGGCACACACCACCAACCTGAGGCCCTCGGACACCCTCCCTGCCTGGGACTTCAACACCAAGACAG GTGCTTGGGAGAACCAAGGTCTGGGGATAGTGAAGTTGGTTGGAGATCATCTGGTCTGGACCTACATTGCTTCTCACCTGGGTTACTGGATCGCTGCACCCCTACCCTCCTCCAACG GTTATATGGGCCATGCCAGCTCAATGGAATTCCTCTCCTACCACACCTACCTGCTCGTAGGAATACTGGGTGGGACTCTGGTTATAGTCTTGGGGTTTCTGGCTGTGCTGCTGTGTCAATGTGG AGGTTCAGGTTCCTCTCGTGGGCCGAGGAGGAGAGCACGGTTCTCGAAGCGGTCCGCTCTGAAGAAGGACCAGACCACCTCCACCCACATGGAGGAGGGCCATGCCATGATGTCCTTCCACCCCGGAGACAGAGCCCACGGCCTGGCCTCGCGCAGCGTCCAGTGTGACCCCTCCACCCCCAGGCACAACAAAGCCAACTACAACATCTATGTGGAAGACCCCGGGCGTGGGTCCGCCCTCCTGTATGAAAATGTGGGGAGCGGGACCAAGGGACCCCCGACATCACACcactacatcaacagtgaggaGGTGGCCAGGCTGAGGGAGAGGTCCAGAGAGGAGCGGAACAGAGCCCACCTGGGTGGAGGTGCTCAGCTGCTCCACCTTTACAACCAGCCTGTGGCCATCCTCCAGGCCCCGGAGCGCTTCAGCTGCCAGGGTGGGGAGCAGCAAGGATCAGGCTGCAAGTCGGCCACTTTCCCCCGTAACGGAGGAGCCTATGACACCCACTCCCATTCTGAGCAGGGTGGTCATGACAGCtacacccagaccctccctaagAACCCCCACCATGCCCAGGGAGCCAACCCCCAGCAGGGCGGCCAGGACCAGCCCCAGGCCCTGGAGACCACTCCCCAAGGCCCAGCCTCTAATCCTGGGGCGTGGGGCCGTTACAGCAGCCTCCCGGAGTCCTCCGTTTCCGTCCCCGGTACTCTGAACGAGGCGGCTGGAATGAGGGCCTTCAGCAGTGGGATGGGGGGCCCCAGTGAACTCCAGGGGATATCAGAGCGTACACTCCTGGAGCTGACCCGAGGCAAGGCCTCGTCGCCTCACCCCAGGGCCTGGTTCGTCTCCCTGGATGGTAAACCAGCCGCCTCGGTCCGCCACTCCATCATAGAGCTCCAGGGACGCCACCCACGGCCCCCCAGCAGCAACGACACCAGTCTGGACTCTGGCGTGGACATGAATGAGCCCCAGCAGAGTGTGAGGGAGGCGGAGCGAGAGAGGCCTTCCATCCGGGGATCGTTCCCCCACCACAGCAGAGGGCGCTACAGCGAGGAGCAGGACCTGAGCAGCAGTGAGAGCGGCACCACTGCCACCTGCACCCCTGAAGACCCCTACCTGAGGAACATTCTGGACGGGAGCAGCGGGGCCATTCCCAATATCCCGGAGGAGCGGGACGGAATGGACACGTCCAGTGCACAGGAGGACAGTGAGTCGAGGGGGACACCGCCCCCACGCAGGctgaggaaggtgagggagaaggggagggccGAGAAGAGAAGCGCCAGGCACCATGTCAGAGAAGAGAGGCCTCTGGTCAAACGGAACTAA